From Coccinella septempunctata chromosome 4, icCocSept1.1, whole genome shotgun sequence, a single genomic window includes:
- the LOC123311631 gene encoding piggyBac transposable element-derived protein 3-like, translating to MYWEARLEVPLIANSMQRNQFYKLRQHLHFVDNLEKPNNNDRFWKVRPLFDSIRNKCLTLPLELSLSIGEQIVPFKGKLDVKQYVKGKPCPWGIKIFALCGASGLLYDFLLYQGSTTELDETFKKHLGLGAAVVWKLAERISEENIQLYYHNYFSNYQLLQCLRQKQIWASGTARLDRFKAPLFSSDKVLQAKGRGTSEELISGDGEVILTRWYDNKAVNMASNFMGIGETYVCKRWDKKQKQYVYVTRPKVVQQYNLNMGGVDKLDFLVSLYRSFIRTKKWTLRMFTHGIDLACVNAWLQYRSKTTALGLPKKQILDLLHFRAYVGEALILLSKSGPRKRGRPSVVTDGEPQTARSSTRPRPEVRTLDDIRFDGMNHLPEVDEKR from the coding sequence ATGTATTGGGAGGCGAGATTGGAGGTTCCTTTGATAGCTAATAGTATGCAACGTAATCAATTCTATAAATTGAGGCAACATCTCCATTTTGTTGACAATCTGGAAAAGCCTAATAATAATGACCGTTTTTGGAAGGTTCGACCACTTTTCGATTCTATTCGGAACAAATGTCTGACCCTTCCTCTAGAACTCAGTCTAAGCATAGGTGAACAGATTGTACCATTCAAAGGTAAGCTGGATGTAAAACAATATGTGAAGGGAAAGCCATGCCCTTGGggaattaaaatatttgcactTTGCGGTGCCAGCGGCCTGTTGTACGATTTCTTATTGTACCAAGGCTCTACTACTGAATTAGACGAAACATTCAAGAAGCATTTGGGATTAGGCGCTGCAGTGGTATGGAAGTTGGCAGAAAgaatttcggaagaaaataTTCAGCTCTATTACCATAACTATTTCTCAAATTACCAACTTCTTCAATGTTTGAGACAAAAACAAATTTGGGCATCCGGAACAGCACGCTTAGATCGTTTCAAAGCACCTCTTTTTTCATCAGATAAAGTGTTGCAAGCAAAAGGTCGCGGGACGTCTGAGGAACTCATCAGTGGAGACGGAGAAGTTATTCTCACCAGATGGTATGACAACAAAGCTGTGAATATGGCTTCCAATTTTATGGGAATTGGCGAAACATATGTCTGCAAAAGGTGGGACAAGAAACAAAAGCAATATGTGTATGTGACAAGACCGAAAGTTGTTCAGCAGTATAATTTGAACATGGGTGGCGTTGATAAGCTCGATTTCCTCGTGTCGCTTTACAGGTCATTCATACGAACCAAGAAGTGGACCCTAAGGATGTTCACGCACGGAATTGATCTAGCATGTGTCAACGCATGGCTTCAATATAGGTCAAAGACCACTGCACTAGGTCTgccgaaaaaacaaattttggaTTTACTGCATTTCAGAGCTTATGTGGGGGAAGCattgatattattatcaaaATCAGGACCAAGGAAAAGGGGGCGACCATCTGTTGTAACTGATGGCGAGCCACAAACAGCTAGATCTTCCACTAGACCAAGACCAGAAGTAAGAACCCTTGACGATATTCGTTTTGATGGAATGAACCATCTACCTGAGGTAGATGAGAAGAGGTAG
- the LOC123311630 gene encoding craniofacial development protein 2-like, translated as MNRHRVDICGLSETKRKGQGTIKYENYVLCYSGKPKHDRAHSGVGILLHEKCVDLIDTIEYVSDRILRVTLILPRGHLHLVSIYAPDMSKTREESDVFYRELQNTIDKIDNSGRIILFGDFNARIGSEEIDGVKQRFNESVLNENGDLLNDFCARNEMRINNSYFPHRDQHKYTFCNTRGQKSTIDYIITNRSFTPDEIQDVRVLTSANTGTYHNLVLGKFVLENHRKMKKRPIIVEKYNMESFDDDTTRNLYECRLNQKLQAEVTTGERGGYMEYY; from the coding sequence ATGAATAGACATAGGGTGGACATATGTGGACTTTCTGAAACAAAACGTAAAGGTCAGGGTactataaaatatgaaaattatgtcttaTGCTATAGTGGAAAGCCAAAACACGATCGAGCCCACTCCGGAGTTGGTATACTTCTGCATGAAAAATGCGTTGATCTAATAGACACCATCGAATACGTAAGTGACAGAATACTAAGGGTAACACTTATCCTTCCCAGGGGACATCTACATCTTGTGAGCATCTACGCACCGGATATGTCGAAGACAAGAGAAGAATCAGATGTTTTCTATAGAGAGCTACAAAACACCATCGACAAAATTGACAATAGCGGAAGAATAATACTTTTTGGTGACTTCAATGCTAGGATAGGATCAGAGGAAATTGATGGAGTGAAACAACGATTTAATGAATCCGTGTTAAATGAAAATGGAGACTTACTGAATGATTTTTGTGCAAGGAACGAAATGAGAATAAACAACTCGTATTTTCCACACAGGGATCAACATAAGTACACCTTTTGCAACACTAGAGGACAAAAGTCTACAATTGACTATATAATAACTAATAGATCTTTCACACCAGAtgagatacaggatgtaagggtcCTTACCTCTGCCAATACCGGAACATATCACAACCTAGTTCTCGGAAAATTCGTTTTGGAAAATCACcgtaaaatgaagaagagaccAATTATAGTCGAAAAATATAACATGGAATCATTTGACGACGATACCACCAGAAACCTGTACGAATGTAGGCTAAATCAGAAACTTCAGGCAGAGGTTACCACAGGAGAGCGTGGAGGGTATATGGAATATTATTAG